The following proteins come from a genomic window of Gossypium raimondii isolate GPD5lz chromosome 5, ASM2569854v1, whole genome shotgun sequence:
- the LOC105768897 gene encoding plant UBX domain-containing protein 4, translated as MASRDKKSGKPSSSRAGGIRTLSDLNRPSGPDSDSDSDDPQEYYTGGEKSGMLVQDPSKKNDVDEIFNQARQLGAVEGPLEHPRPSSSTSFTGTGRLLSGETVPSAPQQPDSIIHNIVFWTNGFTVDDGPLRRLDDPENAAFLESIRKSECPKELEPADRRSSVHVNLIKRDEKCPEPEKKRQVAFQGVGRTLGSSSTSAAPEPTTGSSPLNTAPNPSPGLVVDESLPSTSIQLRLADGTRMITRFNLHHTVDDIRSFINSSRSGGATNYQLQIMGFPPKLLTDPTQTIEQAGLANSVVIQKF; from the exons ATGGCCTCACGTGACAAGAAATCTGGGAAGCCGTCGAGCAGCCGCGCCGGTGGAATACGCACGCTCTCGGATCTGAACCGGCCCTCTGGACCCGATTCCGACAGCGATTCCGATGATCCCCAGGAGTACTACACTGGTGGCGAGAAAAG TGGCATGCTTGTTCAAGATCcttcaaagaaaaatgatgTAGATGAAATTTTCAATCAAGCTAGGCAACTGGGAGCTGTAGAAGGTCCTCTCGAGCATCCTCGTCCATCAAGTTCAACAAGTTTTACTGGAACCGGTAGATTACTCTCGGGGGAAACTGTTCCTTCTGCACCTCAGCAGCCTGATTCCATTATTCACAACATAGTTTTCTGGACCAACGGTTTCACCGTGGATGATGGCCCTCTGAGGAGGTTGGATGATCCTGAAAATGCAGCATTTTTAGAG AGCATCAGAAAGTCTGAGTGTCCTAAAGAGCTTGAGCCTGCTGATAGAAGGTCTTCTGTTCATGTCAATCTGATAAAGAGGGACGAGAAATGCCCT GAACCAGAGAAGAAACGCCAAGTAGCATTTCAAGGTGTAGGAAGAACTCTTGGTAGCAGCAGTACTTCGGCAGCTCCTGAACCGACTACCGGTTCCAGTCCTCTCAACACAGCTCCGAACCCTTCACCTGGCTTGGTTGTAGATGAAAGTTTACCATCGACCTCAATTCAACTTAGGCTGGCTGATGGGACTCGCATGATAACCCGCTTCAATCTCCACCACACAGTTGATGACATCCGTTCCTTCATCAATTCATCTAGATCTGGGGGTGCAACAAACTATCAGTTGCAGATAATGGGTTTCCCTCCCAAACTTCTTACTGATCCAACCCAAACCATAGAGCAGGCAGGCCTTGCCAATTCTGTGGTAATCCAGAAGTTCTAA
- the LOC105770571 gene encoding uncharacterized protein LOC105770571, translating into MESQRTVNKEPKNLSPCSSGRRSSTSSHSSSPEFEFWMVRNPSFPQPDLISADELFVNGVLRPLHLLASKQPEENPLTEQNPPAASEPSVPDPEPEAGPRITSQSLPVLSASKRWRDIFKKEKGKNGSKNQQDKDKEKEKEKKKEKKNQSQSGGSPAELNINIWPFSRSRSAGTSGTRPRMTAGTRKVSSAPCSRSNSAGESKSRKWPSSPSRAGVHLGRSSPVWQVRRGGSAVKSSDVMARTAEKGSGRKEVTETRRGKIGNSGNNNSNKARVLNLNVPMCIGYKHHLNCRIDNNSATVAGIGTDPNGGSGGNGRTNGPNVGTGGNFFNLRNLFSKKVY; encoded by the coding sequence ATGGAGAGCCAAAGAACTGTAAACAAAGAACCCAAAAATCTATCACCATGTAGCAGTGGAAGAAGAAGCAGTACGAGCAGCCATTCTAGTTCACCCGAATTCGAGTTTTGGATGGTTCGAAACCCGTCTTTTCCTCAACCCGATCTCATCTCCGCCGATGAACTCTTCGTTAACGGCGTTCTTCGTCCTCTCCATCTCTTAGCCAGCAAACAACCCGAAGAAAACCCACTAACCGAGCAGAATCCACCCGCCGCGTCAGAACCTTCTGTACCCGACCCAGAACCCGAAGCCGGTCCTCGTATAACATCCCAGTCGCTGCCTGTTTTATCAGCTTCGAAACGGTGGAGGGATatcttcaaaaaagaaaagggcaaaaACGGAAGCAAAAATCAACAAGACAAGGataaagagaaagagaaagagaagaagaaagaaaagaaaaatcagagTCAAAGCGGAGGGAGTCCAGCTGAGTTGAATATAAACATATGGCCCTTTTCAAGGAGCAGATCCGCAGGTACGAGCGGGACCAGACCCAGGATGACCGCCGGTACCCGGAAAGTAAGTAGCGCTCCATGTTCCCGCAGCAACTCAGCGGGTGAATCCAAGTCTAGGAAATGGCCGAGCAGTCCCAGCAGGGCAGGGGTTCATTTGGGTCGAAGCAGCCCGGTTTGGCAGGTTCGTCGTGGAGGTTCCGCTGTTAAGAGCTCCGATGTTATGGCCCGGACCGCTGAAAAAGGTAGCGGTAGAAAAGAAGTTACCGAAACTCGTCGCGGTAAAATTGGGAACAGTGGCAACAACAATAGTAACAAAGCCAGGGTCTTGAATTTGAATGTGCCAATGTGTATTGGGTATAAGCATCATTTGAATTGTAGAATCGACAATAACAGTGCCACGGTTGCCGGCATTGGTACCGACCCAAACGGCGGCAGCGGCGGAAATGGTAGAACCAACGGCCCTAACGTCGGAACCGGTGGTAACTTTTTTAACTTGCGGAATCTTTTCAGTAAGAAAGTTTATTAA